Within the Mucilaginibacter sp. CSA2-8R genome, the region AATAGCAATTTCGAGGTGGTCGCTTATACCGAACAAACATAATTTCTCCCCTTCAGGCACTTCGTTATAATGCCAGCTTAAATGCGTGATGGTTTCGTTGCGTTTAAAGTAGAGTATAAAGCGCCTGCCTTGCTGTACCCGGTTAAAAAAGTCTTTGGTAATGTTGGTGATTACGTTTTGAAACGAATCGATATAAATTACCATTCCTCTGATCTGGTTACGTTCAATGGCAGGCTGCAGCAGCATCCTTTTTTCTATACCGGCCACAGGTGTACCAATCTCGCTCAGCGGACCACCATTGGCTAAGTGACAGGCTGCTTTCACAAAAATATCCGATAGCGGGAAATGCAGAAACTTCAGGTCCTGCATAATGTCGATCTCCATAATCGCTTCCGGCTCCTCGTCAAATATCAGCGAAAAAATGCCGTTATCAGCTCCAACAAAAAAGTGTTTGCGGTATCTGATGGCCAAAAATTTATTCTCGTCGCTATACACTGTATCAATACCAATCAGGTGCACGGTTTCTTCCGGAAAGTAGTAGAAGCTGTTCTTTAAAATGAAAGCTGCCTGCTGTATATTGAAGGCAGCTACCGTATGAGTAATGTCAACAATATTAACCGTGGGTAATACCCTCAGGATGCTGCCTTTCAGCACCGCCTGATAGATATCTTTATCACCCAAATCAGTTGTTAAAGTTAATATTGCCATTCTTAATTAAATATTTATTGCTAATCTTGTAAAAAGCATCAGCGAGGTGCAAATATCCAAAAATTTAACCATAACGAATCAGCAACTCAAAATCATTTTCTGTTGAACGAACTTAAAATATCAATTGAACATATCAACCCCGCCGTTTTGTGGGGGCCTAATAATGATCATTTTGAGATCATTAAGAAGCAATATCCTAAGCTAAAAATAGTGGCCAGGGGCAGTGAGGTAAAGGTGTTGGGCGATGAGCAGGAGCTTGCTTTTTTTAACGAAAAGTTCGGTTACTTGCTACAGCATGTTGAGAAGCACGACAATTTAAGCATCACGGACCTGGAGCGGATTTTAGGTGCTAAGCATATTGAAATCAAACCATCCGATCAGCCAAATGAAAAGCCAGGCAGCACCGGAGAGGTAATTGTATTTGGGCACAACGGTATCATGGTAAAGGCGCGTACCGCCAACCAGCGCCGTATGGTAGATAGTATCACCAAGAGCGATATTATGTTTGCTATTGGCCCTGCCGGTACTGGTAAAACCTATACTGCGGTAGCATTAGCGGTAAGAGCGTTAAAAAACAAGGAGATTAAACGCATAATCTTAACACGTCCGGCGGTTGAGGCAGGGGAGAACCTTGGTTTTTTACCTGGCGATTTAAAAGAGAAGATAGATCCTTATCTGCGCCCTTTGTACGATGCGCTTGATGATATGATTCCGCCTGAGAAGTTAAAAACTTACCTGGAAAATCGGACCATTGAGATTGCTCCGCTGGCGTTTATGCGCGGCCGTACACTGGATAATTGCTTTGTAATATTGGACGAGGCCCAAAACGCCACCGATATGCAGTTAAAAATGTTTTTAACCCGTATGGGGCCGACGGCCAAATTTATAGTGACGGGTGACGTAACCCAGATTGACTTGCCTAAAAAGCAACAATCGGGTTTACATACGGCCTTACGCATCCTAACCGATATTAAAGGCATCGAAATTATTTACCTGAGCGGCGAAGACGTAGTACGACACAAACTGGTAAGACGTATTCTGGAAGCTTACGGAGATATACAGTAAATCAGAATAAAGAATATAAAATCAGGAGTCAGGAATTTTACTTTAAGTGTTTAATTCCTGATTTCTTGTTTTTACGCTTTACTTTATACCTTTGGCCTCTGTATTCTTGACTCTTTAATCTCTACTCTGATCCATGCAGGCAATTAAACAAACGCAATTTCAATTTCCAGGGCAAACAGCTTATTACAAAGGTAAGGTGCGCGATGTATATACCATCAACAACCAATACCTGGTAATGATTGTAACCGATCGTATATCGGCATTTGATGTAGTGCTTCCGGAAGCTATACCTTACAAAGGGCAAGTGTTAAATCAAATTGCGGCGCATTTTTTAGAAGCTACCAGCGATATTGTGCCTAATTGGGTGGTAAGTGTACCCGACCCAAGTGTTACTATCGGTAAAATGTGCGAGCCTTTTAAAGTGGAGATGGTAATACGTGGTTACCTGGCCGGCCATGCCTGGCGCGAATACAGTGCCGGTAAACGCCAGGTTTGCGGTGTAAGGATGCCTGATGGTTTAAAAGAAAACGACAAGTTGCCCGAGCCTATCATTACGCCTACCACCAAAGCAGCCGTTGGCCATGATGAGGATATTTCTAAAGAAGATATTTTAGCCAAAGGCATTGTGTCTGCTGAGGATTACGAGCAGCTGGAGCAGTATACCAAAGCCTTATTTGCCCGCGGTACCGAAATAGCTGCTGAACGCGGGTTAATTTTGGTAGATACCAAATACGAATTTGGTAAGGCCGATGGCAAAATCTATTTAATAGACGAAATTCATACCCCTGATTCTTCACGTTATTTTTACAGCGAGGGTTACCAGGAACGTCAGCAAAATAACGAGCCACAAAAGCAGCTATCCAAAGAGTTTGTTCGCAAGTGGTTAATTGAAAATGGGTTTCAGGGTAAAGACGGCCAAGCCGTGCCCGAAATGACACCAGAGATCGTGAAATCTATATCTGACCGGTACATTGAATTGTTTGAGCAGATTACGGGTAATCGTTTTGTAAAATCAGATAACCAAAAAGTCCTCTTACGTGTAGAAAATGCGGTTAAACACGCTTTAGAAAGATTGTAATTTTATTTATACGAGAATAAATTTATATCTTAGCCTCATAATTATTTCTAACATGAAATTCTCTGTTGATAAGCATGAAAAGTATGTTTTGATTAAACTAAACGAATCAAAGCTCAATTCATTAATTACACCTCAATTAAAGTCTGAGCTGATTCTGATCAATACAGAAGGTCAGCGTAATATCATCCTGGATTTATGCCAGGTTAAGTTTGCTGATTCGTCAGGTTTAAGCAGCTTGCTGGTAGGCCACCGTTTGTGCAAAAATGCAGAGGGCAGCTTTATCTTAACTTGTTTAAACGATGCTGTTGCACGCTTAATCAACATCTCTCAATTGGAAAATGTATTAACCATTGTACCTACCGTTGAAGAGGCTATTGACCATGTTTTTATGGAAGAAATAGAAAAAGAACTGAAGAGAGAAGCAAAATAAGCTTTATGTGTGTTTACCCGTTATGAAATTTGAGGTAACCATACTTGGCAGCAGTTCAGCAACACCTATTTTTAACAGAAATCCTACGGCACAGGTGCTCAATATCAATGAGCGCCTGTACCTCATAGACTGCGGCGAGGCTACCCAGCTCCAGATGCTGCGCTTTGAGGTTAGATCCAGTAAAATAGATCATATCTTTATAAGCCATTTGCACGGCGACCACTATTTAGGCTTGGTCGGCTTACTGTCGTCTATGCACCTCAACGGGCGTGTAAAGCCCCTAAAGCTATTTGGACCTGCACCGCTTAAAGAAATCATCGACGTACAGTTTAAATACTCAGAAACTAAGCTGAATTACGAGCTTAATTTTGTAGCTACCAATTCGCTTACGCCCGAAATAATATTAGATAACCAGGATGTTATCGTAGAAACCATTCCGCTCGATCATCGCATACCAACTACCGGCTTTTTATTTAAGCAAAAAAAGCGCCTTCGTAAAATTATCAAGGCTAAAGCCGAAGCATTGGGCATTCCGGTTGAACATTATCCGCTGTTAAAAAAGGGTGCGCCCTTTACCGCAGCAGACGGGCGGGTTTATAAAAGCGAAGAACTTACTGTTGAACCCGATAGGCCGAAGTGCTATGCTTTTTGCTCTGATACTATTTATAATGAGCGGTATTTTGATCAGATTAGAGATGTAGATATGTTATATCATGAGGCTACCTTTTTGCATAACATGCTCGACAGGGCTAATAAAACATTTCACACCACAGCCTGGCAGGCAGGGCAGGTGGCCTTGCAAACTAATGCCAAAGCGTTATTAATCGGGCATTTTTCGGCACGTTATAAAAGCTTAACGGAATTATTAGATGAGGCCAGCAGCGTTTTCCCAAAAACTGAATTAGCTATTGAAGGAAACGTCTACCAGATTGGTGACGATATGGCTTAAGTAAAACCAACAGAAATTTCATAAAAAGCGAAAGGGTTGATATAGCTATATATCAACCCTTTCGCTTTTTATTTTATATATAGTATTAGTCAGCCTTACGCCCAAACACCGAAAAACTTACGTAACGTTTTGGATGTGCCTTTAAATCAATAAATAAGTTATTCAGGTTGGCTGATGCCTCATTTAGGTTGTTGTACATTTTGTCATCATTCATTAGCAAACCTAATGAACCTTTACCGCTGTTAATACGACCCACGGTAGCTTGTAAATCGGCCATAGTTTTGTTGGCATTGTCAAGCGTTTGCTTAATGTTTGAATTTGCCAGGTCATTGCTTACCTTTTCAAAATTAGCTGTCGTAGTATTAAGGCTCGCTGTGCTGGTGCGCAGGTTGGTGGTTAACACTTCTGCGTTAGACATGATGCCGTTAATATGTCCGGCTTGAGCACCTACCAGGCGATCAATTTTTTTGGTGGTGCCTTCAAGTGTTTGCAATGAATTAGCAATGCTTAAAAAGCTGCGGTCAACATTACGCTGGAATTCAGGATTCAAAATTTTATTGATAGCGGCCAGGCTTGAGTCAACTTTTTCCATCAGCAACTCAGCCTTACGTTGTACCGGTTGCAGGCTTTGTGCCAAACTGCCCTGAATATCTGCACGAAGCGTATCTTTATCCTCGGCTAACTCACGGCTGTTACCCATTTCAAAAATAATTGCCTTACTACCTAACAAGTCAGTACTTTCTAACCGGGCCAGGGTATTGGCAGGAACCGGATATTTAGGATCAATTTTAAACTCAACTACCGTAAAGCCACTTTGCGATTGCAAAGTCATGTTAGATACATGGCCTATCTGAAAACCGTTAACTAATACGGGTTTGCTTAAAGTTAAGCCCTCAACATTGCGGTATATAGCATAAAATTTGTTAGAGCCGGAAAAAACATCGTTGCCTTTCAGGTAGCTGAATCCTAAGATCAGGATAACCAGGCCAACAACGGTTACAATGCCTATTTTAGTTTCGTTATTTATTTTCAAGGTAGCTGTATTAAATATGTACTGTTATTATTGAGGCACTTGTTCAACCTCTCTTTTATACTGTTTGATTGCTCTAACAATCGAATTTACAATTTCGTTTTGTCCTTGGTCTGAGTTTAAGTAATCTTCTTCTTCCGGGTTGTTAATAAAACCTGTTTCTACCAGTATTGAGGGCATTGAGGTTTGTGCTAAAACCTGCACGCCCTGCTCAATTACGCCTAAACTGTTACGGCCATCGGTATTTACAAACTCATTATTTACCAAGTTGGCCAGGTGTATACTTTGTTTGCGGTATTTATCTCGCAAAAAATTCAACGTTATGGCATCCTCCGGTGATAAAGCGGTTACTTCTTTTTTTGAGTATGCTTTTTCTTCTTCGGCAAACTGGTTTTCCATAATAGCCGCTACCTGCTCGCCCGACCGTCTAAAGATGTTAACCAACAGCAAAACTCCTTTACCTGAACGGTTAGGTACCGAAACTGTTTTTCCGTTCACTACTTTTCTAACATTAGGTAATGAGTTGCAGTGCAGTGAAATATACAAATTAGCCTTATTGTCGTTAGCCATTACCGCACGTAAACCATTGTTTACAAACACATCAGTTGTGCGGGTCATTAAAACATTTAAATCTTTTATTTCTTTTTGAACGGCCTGCTGCAATTTTAACGCGATAGCCAACGTTACATTCTTTTCCAATGAATAGGCTCCGGATGCACCTGTTGCCCGCCCGCCGTGGCCGGCATCAATAACAATGGTGCGCAGTTTAAAACCGTTAGAAACGACAGACGAGTCGTTGATAATCGGATGGCCTGTAGCAAGTGCAACATTTATAAACAAAACGAAGAATGCTGATAAACCGTAAATCAATAGTTTGAAACTTTTATTTTTCATTATTTTTGAACCGCATTAACTTTATCTGCAAAAATACTATTCATAATCAATTTTGAAATTTCTCAGGTTTTTTTTTCTAATAGCCATTGTTTTGATAGTTAATGCAATAGCTCATGCCAAAAGACATGGTCACATTAAACCTGCGTTATTAATTGATACCATCATTAAGCTCGACTCGGTAAAAGACAAAAAGTTACTCCGGGCAAATAAGCGTAAATCAGGTAAAAACCCGGCCACTGACACTACTAAAAGGCGACAACCTGCAGATACGACTAAAAAAAATGGTCAGGGTTTACAGTCACGCGTAAAAGCTGTGGGCGGCGATAGTACTTATTACGAT harbors:
- a CDS encoding SAM-dependent chlorinase/fluorinase, yielding MAILTLTTDLGDKDIYQAVLKGSILRVLPTVNIVDITHTVAAFNIQQAAFILKNSFYYFPEETVHLIGIDTVYSDENKFLAIRYRKHFFVGADNGIFSLIFDEEPEAIMEIDIMQDLKFLHFPLSDIFVKAACHLANGGPLSEIGTPVAGIEKRMLLQPAIERNQIRGMVIYIDSFQNVITNITKDFFNRVQQGRRFILYFKRNETITHLSWHYNEVPEGEKLCLFGISDHLEIAINKGNASGLLGMNLGDSVIIDFQ
- a CDS encoding PhoH family protein, yielding MNELKISIEHINPAVLWGPNNDHFEIIKKQYPKLKIVARGSEVKVLGDEQELAFFNEKFGYLLQHVEKHDNLSITDLERILGAKHIEIKPSDQPNEKPGSTGEVIVFGHNGIMVKARTANQRRMVDSITKSDIMFAIGPAGTGKTYTAVALAVRALKNKEIKRIILTRPAVEAGENLGFLPGDLKEKIDPYLRPLYDALDDMIPPEKLKTYLENRTIEIAPLAFMRGRTLDNCFVILDEAQNATDMQLKMFLTRMGPTAKFIVTGDVTQIDLPKKQQSGLHTALRILTDIKGIEIIYLSGEDVVRHKLVRRILEAYGDIQ
- a CDS encoding phosphoribosylaminoimidazolesuccinocarboxamide synthase, which gives rise to MQAIKQTQFQFPGQTAYYKGKVRDVYTINNQYLVMIVTDRISAFDVVLPEAIPYKGQVLNQIAAHFLEATSDIVPNWVVSVPDPSVTIGKMCEPFKVEMVIRGYLAGHAWREYSAGKRQVCGVRMPDGLKENDKLPEPIITPTTKAAVGHDEDISKEDILAKGIVSAEDYEQLEQYTKALFARGTEIAAERGLILVDTKYEFGKADGKIYLIDEIHTPDSSRYFYSEGYQERQQNNEPQKQLSKEFVRKWLIENGFQGKDGQAVPEMTPEIVKSISDRYIELFEQITGNRFVKSDNQKVLLRVENAVKHALERL
- a CDS encoding STAS domain-containing protein, translating into MKFSVDKHEKYVLIKLNESKLNSLITPQLKSELILINTEGQRNIILDLCQVKFADSSGLSSLLVGHRLCKNAEGSFILTCLNDAVARLINISQLENVLTIVPTVEEAIDHVFMEEIEKELKREAK
- a CDS encoding ribonuclease Z gives rise to the protein MKFEVTILGSSSATPIFNRNPTAQVLNINERLYLIDCGEATQLQMLRFEVRSSKIDHIFISHLHGDHYLGLVGLLSSMHLNGRVKPLKLFGPAPLKEIIDVQFKYSETKLNYELNFVATNSLTPEIILDNQDVIVETIPLDHRIPTTGFLFKQKKRLRKIIKAKAEALGIPVEHYPLLKKGAPFTAADGRVYKSEELTVEPDRPKCYAFCSDTIYNERYFDQIRDVDMLYHEATFLHNMLDRANKTFHTTAWQAGQVALQTNAKALLIGHFSARYKSLTELLDEASSVFPKTELAIEGNVYQIGDDMA
- a CDS encoding MlaD family protein, yielding MKINNETKIGIVTVVGLVILILGFSYLKGNDVFSGSNKFYAIYRNVEGLTLSKPVLVNGFQIGHVSNMTLQSQSGFTVVEFKIDPKYPVPANTLARLESTDLLGSKAIIFEMGNSRELAEDKDTLRADIQGSLAQSLQPVQRKAELLMEKVDSSLAAINKILNPEFQRNVDRSFLSIANSLQTLEGTTKKIDRLVGAQAGHINGIMSNAEVLTTNLRTSTASLNTTTANFEKVSNDLANSNIKQTLDNANKTMADLQATVGRINSGKGSLGLLMNDDKMYNNLNEASANLNNLFIDLKAHPKRYVSFSVFGRKAD
- a CDS encoding N-acetylmuramoyl-L-alanine amidase, translated to MKNKSFKLLIYGLSAFFVLFINVALATGHPIINDSSVVSNGFKLRTIVIDAGHGGRATGASGAYSLEKNVTLAIALKLQQAVQKEIKDLNVLMTRTTDVFVNNGLRAVMANDNKANLYISLHCNSLPNVRKVVNGKTVSVPNRSGKGVLLLVNIFRRSGEQVAAIMENQFAEEEKAYSKKEVTALSPEDAITLNFLRDKYRKQSIHLANLVNNEFVNTDGRNSLGVIEQGVQVLAQTSMPSILVETGFINNPEEEDYLNSDQGQNEIVNSIVRAIKQYKREVEQVPQ